In the genome of Ignavibacteriales bacterium, one region contains:
- the uppP gene encoding undecaprenyl-diphosphatase UppP produces MNLFEAILLGIIQGITEFLPISSTGHLTIAGNLMSLISNENPERWTSFIAVIQLGTLAAILIYFYKDILHILIEFFRDNLVSRKPFKSQSENSKLGWLILIGTIPIVILGFSFKEIIEGALTKNLYVIAVSLIVLAVILAAAEKLGRFKKNMEEITVFDSIMIGIAQSVSLIPGSSRSGTTITGGLFMGLKRETAARFSFLLSIPAIFGSGLLQLNESLEYIDPQLAINLIVSTLFSAISGYLAIDFLLKYLKKHSTFLFVYYRIGLGILIIILISFNIINS; encoded by the coding sequence TTGAATTTATTTGAAGCAATTTTACTGGGAATTATCCAGGGAATAACTGAGTTCCTTCCAATAAGCAGTACCGGTCACTTGACAATCGCGGGGAATCTGATGAGCCTGATATCAAATGAAAACCCTGAACGATGGACTTCATTTATCGCAGTAATTCAACTGGGAACTCTTGCGGCAATACTTATTTATTTTTATAAAGATATACTGCATATACTGATCGAGTTTTTCAGGGATAACCTGGTTTCAAGAAAACCTTTCAAATCCCAGAGTGAAAATTCTAAACTTGGCTGGTTAATACTCATTGGTACTATTCCTATTGTTATACTGGGTTTTTCTTTTAAAGAAATAATAGAAGGTGCGCTTACAAAAAATCTTTATGTAATTGCGGTTAGCCTGATTGTACTCGCTGTAATACTTGCCGCAGCAGAAAAACTTGGCAGGTTCAAAAAAAATATGGAAGAGATTACAGTTTTCGATTCAATAATGATTGGGATTGCGCAATCTGTTTCACTCATTCCGGGTTCTTCCCGTTCGGGGACTACAATAACAGGCGGACTGTTTATGGGTCTTAAAAGAGAAACGGCGGCAAGATTTTCATTCCTGTTAAGTATACCTGCAATATTTGGAAGCGGTCTTTTACAACTAAATGAATCACTGGAATATATTGATCCGCAGCTTGCAATAAATCTTATCGTATCAACTCTTTTTTCTGCAATAAGTGGTTATCTTGCAATTGATTTTCTGCTGAAATATTTAAAGAAGCATTCAACATTTCTTTTTGTTTATTACAGAATTGGTTTAGGGATTTTAATAATTATTTTAATAAGCTTTAACATCATTAATTCATAG
- a CDS encoding outer membrane lipoprotein carrier protein LolA, protein MKIFGILLITSCFILPVFTQESGENILKTVQEKYNTISDVSADFTQVISGGKSAKGKFFFKKEQKLRIEFNNLTIITDGQTTWNFNKRENKVIISSYDDSDPFALSLNKLIYDYPENSIVKDISKPDQKILSLTPKSATSNFKNISIWIDKNNLITRVIFEDLTSNKTDVTISGYKLNSNLTDSKFSFTAPEGSTVIDLR, encoded by the coding sequence ATGAAGATATTTGGAATTCTATTAATAACCTCTTGTTTTATTCTTCCGGTTTTTACGCAGGAGAGCGGCGAAAACATACTTAAAACTGTTCAGGAAAAGTATAACACTATTAGCGATGTTAGCGCGGATTTTACTCAGGTTATTTCAGGAGGTAAATCAGCAAAGGGTAAATTCTTTTTTAAAAAAGAGCAGAAACTCAGGATTGAATTCAATAATCTTACTATTATCACTGACGGCCAAACAACCTGGAACTTTAATAAACGGGAGAATAAAGTTATTATCAGCAGTTATGATGATTCAGATCCATTTGCATTGTCATTGAATAAACTTATATATGATTACCCCGAAAATTCTATTGTTAAGGACATTAGTAAACCCGACCAGAAAATACTCAGCCTCACTCCCAAAAGTGCAACAAGCAATTTTAAAAATATTTCAATATGGATTGATAAAAACAATCTGATAACCCGTGTAATATTTGAAGATCTCACTTCAAATAAAACTGATGTTACAATTTCGGGATATAAACTAAATTCAAACCTCACCGATTCAAAATTTTCTTTTACTGCTCCGGAAGGAAGCACCGTTATTGACCTCAGGTAA
- a CDS encoding peptidylprolyl isomerase, with protein sequence MKKFAFSFLVILLLIGCKDSKSSNNNDQTIKPNESEIMNTQEKMSDSVSVAVMKTNMGTIEIELFEEQTPKTVANFVGLANKGYYNGVIFHRVIDNFMIQGGDPTGTGRGGESIYGAKFDDEIVTTLKHDSSGILSMANAGPNTNGSQFFITLVPTAWLDGKHTVFGKVIGGMDVVRAIGKVQTSKPGDKPLKDVVMENVAIEKRKR encoded by the coding sequence ATGAAAAAATTTGCTTTTTCGTTTCTTGTAATTCTCTTACTCATCGGATGCAAGGATTCAAAATCATCAAACAATAATGATCAAACAATTAAACCAAATGAAAGCGAAATAATGAACACACAGGAAAAAATGTCTGATTCAGTTTCCGTTGCAGTTATGAAAACAAATATGGGTACAATTGAAATTGAATTATTTGAGGAACAAACTCCGAAAACGGTTGCAAACTTTGTTGGTTTGGCAAATAAAGGCTATTACAACGGCGTAATATTCCACCGAGTAATTGATAACTTCATGATTCAAGGTGGCGATCCGACAGGTACCGGACGTGGTGGAGAATCTATATATGGCGCAAAATTCGACGACGAAATTGTTACAACTTTAAAACACGATAGTTCAGGAATTCTATCAATGGCTAATGCGGGACCAAATACAAACGGCAGTCAGTTTTTTATAACTCTCGTTCCTACCGCCTGGCTTGATGGAAAGCATACAGTTTTTGGTAAAGTGATCGGCGGGATGGATGTTGTGCGTGCTATAGGCAAAGTGCAAACTTCAAAGCCGGGCGACAAACCACTGAAAGATGTAGTGATGGAAAATGTCGCAATCGAAAAAAGAAAAAGATAA
- the gcvT gene encoding glycine cleavage system aminomethyltransferase GcvT — translation MKKTTFYNIHKNAGAKLVEFAGYEMPIQYSSIMAEHKSVRNSVGVFDVSHMGEVFVKGDRALDFVQHITVNDASKLFPGRVQYSAMCYPDGGIVDDLLVYMISEKEFMLVINASNIDKDFNWMNDNNSFGVELKNESDEYSLLAVQGPNSQKTVQKISDKNLDLEYYHFFNAKICGVEMTVSRTGYTGELGYELYFKGDDKTSEMIWQKLFEAGKEFNIQPVGLAARDSLRLEMGFCLYGNDIDQTTHPLEAGLSWITKLNKKEFIGRDALLKYKAEGLKRKLVPMIVDDKAFPRHGYEITYSGKKVGNVTSGTLSPVLEKSIALGYVEASNSNLGGQINIVIRGKDVPAKIVKLPFIEHK, via the coding sequence ATGAAAAAAACTACTTTTTATAACATACACAAAAATGCCGGTGCCAAATTAGTGGAGTTTGCCGGTTATGAAATGCCTATTCAATATTCTTCAATCATGGCAGAACATAAATCAGTCAGGAATTCTGTAGGAGTGTTTGATGTATCACACATGGGCGAAGTATTTGTTAAAGGAGATAGAGCTTTAGACTTTGTCCAGCACATAACTGTCAATGATGCATCAAAATTGTTCCCCGGCAGAGTTCAATACTCAGCAATGTGTTATCCTGATGGCGGAATTGTCGACGATCTTTTAGTATATATGATTTCTGAAAAAGAATTTATGCTTGTAATCAATGCTTCAAATATCGATAAAGATTTTAATTGGATGAATGATAATAACTCATTCGGTGTTGAACTTAAAAATGAAAGTGATGAATACTCACTGCTTGCGGTACAGGGACCAAACTCCCAAAAGACAGTTCAAAAAATCAGCGATAAAAATCTTGATCTTGAATATTATCACTTCTTTAATGCAAAAATTTGCGGCGTTGAAATGACTGTCTCAAGAACAGGATATACAGGTGAACTCGGTTACGAACTTTATTTTAAAGGCGATGATAAAACTTCCGAGATGATCTGGCAAAAACTATTTGAAGCCGGAAAAGAATTCAATATTCAGCCGGTGGGACTTGCTGCAAGAGATTCCCTAAGACTCGAAATGGGTTTTTGTTTATATGGAAACGATATTGACCAAACAACTCATCCACTTGAAGCCGGACTAAGCTGGATTACTAAACTCAATAAAAAAGAATTTATCGGCAGGGACGCACTTTTAAAATATAAAGCCGAAGGTTTGAAACGAAAATTAGTTCCTATGATTGTTGATGATAAAGCATTCCCACGACATGGTTATGAAATTACATATTCAGGAAAAAAAGTCGGGAATGTTACAAGCGGTACTTTAAGTCCGGTTCTGGAAAAATCAATAGCATTAGGTTATGTTGAAGCATCAAATTCAAATTTGGGAGGACAAATAAATATTGTTATACGTGGAAAAGATGTTCCCGCAAAGATTGTTAAGCTGCCGTTTATCGAGCATAAGTAA
- a CDS encoding 2-phosphosulfolactate phosphatase, which translates to MKANVLLSPVGLDELYFTGKTTIIIDILRASSTIVTALQNGAKEIVPVASVEFAVKVSGGMFGGQTLLGGERNTKKIEGFALGNSPLEYSPEVVTGKSIIFYTTNGSKAIVKAKFSQHLFICSFMNLGAVAEKLVQMKTDFEILCSGRNNLYSMEDTVCAGKLISEIAKLDESLLLTDSAKASVALSKSFGKNILKMMKEAEHGKILVENGFEEDLKYCSKLNTTSAIPFYSGNVLKLLSNDKNSSR; encoded by the coding sequence ATGAAGGCAAATGTACTTCTTTCACCGGTTGGATTAGACGAACTTTATTTTACCGGGAAAACTACGATCATCATTGACATATTAAGAGCTTCATCAACCATTGTTACGGCACTTCAAAACGGTGCTAAGGAAATTGTGCCGGTTGCATCTGTTGAATTTGCGGTTAAAGTATCCGGCGGAATGTTCGGCGGGCAAACACTTCTTGGCGGTGAAAGAAACACAAAAAAGATTGAAGGTTTTGCGCTCGGTAATTCACCGCTCGAATACTCGCCGGAAGTTGTTACGGGTAAATCAATAATATTTTATACGACCAACGGTTCAAAGGCAATAGTTAAGGCAAAGTTTTCGCAGCATCTTTTTATTTGCTCATTTATGAATCTGGGAGCTGTTGCAGAGAAACTTGTTCAGATGAAAACCGATTTTGAAATACTTTGTTCAGGCAGAAATAATTTATATTCAATGGAAGATACGGTGTGTGCAGGTAAATTAATTTCTGAAATAGCTAAACTTGATGAGAGCCTTTTGCTCACTGATTCTGCCAAAGCAAGTGTTGCGCTTAGCAAATCGTTTGGTAAAAATATTCTTAAGATGATGAAAGAAGCTGAGCACGGTAAAATTCTTGTCGAGAATGGATTTGAAGAAGATCTCAAATACTGCAGTAAGTTAAACACAACCAGCGCAATACCTTTTTATTCTGGAAATGTTCTTAAATTATTATCGAACGATAAAAATTCTTCCAGGTAG
- a CDS encoding DNA translocase FtsK, with protein MAIRRKKTTRTNKQTDTSKQSVVSIDKKKKIIGIFVLLFSILLLFSLLSYSRFDKANLDYSFFDLFKIFSGDQEFLRKAESIRNWLGIFGAYISDFFINATLGIFSVIFPVMFFYWGLNFFSKSRLRTTIYISNFLIVTGLLLSSFFGVLRAQNIFYDVYELSGSIGFYLGDIFVKLLGGLGAVIFLLAAMVVFLVLVFDIKIERIFHFIKNLFTGSVEKIKEGLQEEEDDKKDNSSSENISKLKSLRNEKKKKAALPVEDLSAQELMDEEGQSETKIRIIRKDEPTVQEENKVLEEEVKKVDLEKTGEIPEKKINKEIESNLPDPWEESINYKKPGLDLLEPVPEENFKVAEEELKRNAELLKEKLKLFDIDIQDISVTPGPVVTLYEIVPAPGVKISKIVGLENDIALALAARGIRIIAPIPGKSAIGVEIPNAEASLVNARSVLNKIAESKTELPMALGKTINGDVYITDLSKMPHLLIAGSTGSGKSVGINMIISSLLYSKHPSEVKLIMIDPKKIELSFYNKLRRHYLAVSPDLDEEIITNPQNAILLLKSVEYEMEKRYDKLAKAGVRNIVDYNKKVTDLTKRPKDTEDVKHHPIPYLIVVVDELADLMITAGKEVEEPITRLAQLARAVGIHLVLATQRPSVNVITGVIKANFSARIAYQVATKIDSRTILDMNGAEQLLGKGDMLFLPTGSPKPIRIQNAFISTDEVEKITNHIYSQPAYSKPYFLPSLYDKQKESGKGLLTDLDPMFEDAARVIVRHQQGSVSLLQRRLKLGYSRAARIVDQLEEAGIVGPNDGSKARTVIVENEEQLETILRNLGN; from the coding sequence ATGGCAATCAGACGTAAGAAGACGACCAGAACGAACAAGCAGACCGATACTTCCAAACAAAGTGTTGTTAGTATAGATAAGAAAAAAAAGATAATCGGGATTTTTGTTCTGTTGTTTTCGATCCTCCTGTTATTCAGCCTGCTGTCCTACTCACGCTTCGATAAAGCAAACCTCGATTATTCTTTTTTTGATTTGTTCAAAATATTCAGCGGTGACCAGGAGTTTCTGCGCAAAGCAGAAAGCATACGAAACTGGCTTGGTATATTCGGCGCATATATTTCCGATTTCTTTATCAATGCAACACTTGGAATCTTCTCTGTTATTTTTCCTGTGATGTTCTTTTACTGGGGATTAAACTTTTTCAGCAAGTCACGGCTTCGCACAACTATATACATATCAAATTTCCTGATAGTGACAGGACTTCTGCTTTCATCATTTTTTGGAGTTCTTCGTGCCCAAAATATTTTTTATGATGTATATGAACTTTCTGGCTCAATAGGTTTTTATCTTGGAGATATTTTTGTAAAACTGCTTGGCGGACTTGGAGCCGTCATTTTCCTTCTGGCGGCAATGGTTGTGTTCCTGGTTTTGGTATTCGATATAAAAATTGAAAGAATTTTTCATTTCATTAAAAATTTATTTACCGGCTCAGTTGAAAAAATTAAAGAAGGATTGCAGGAAGAGGAAGATGATAAAAAAGATAATTCCTCAAGTGAAAATATATCTAAACTAAAATCCCTGCGTAATGAGAAAAAGAAAAAAGCCGCATTGCCAGTCGAAGATTTATCTGCGCAGGAATTGATGGATGAAGAAGGACAGTCTGAAACTAAGATCAGGATAATCAGAAAGGATGAGCCTACTGTACAGGAAGAGAATAAAGTACTGGAAGAAGAAGTAAAAAAAGTTGATCTCGAAAAGACAGGAGAAATCCCTGAAAAGAAAATTAATAAAGAGATTGAATCAAATTTACCTGACCCGTGGGAAGAAAGTATAAACTATAAAAAACCGGGACTTGATCTATTAGAGCCTGTACCTGAAGAAAATTTTAAAGTTGCTGAAGAAGAATTAAAACGCAACGCGGAATTGCTCAAGGAAAAGTTAAAACTCTTTGATATTGATATTCAGGATATTTCCGTTACTCCGGGACCTGTAGTAACATTGTATGAAATTGTTCCGGCTCCTGGCGTAAAGATAAGCAAGATTGTAGGGCTTGAAAATGATATTGCTCTGGCGCTAGCGGCAAGAGGGATAAGAATCATAGCTCCAATACCAGGGAAAAGCGCTATTGGAGTTGAGATACCAAACGCAGAAGCATCACTTGTTAATGCGCGGTCAGTATTAAATAAAATTGCAGAATCAAAAACTGAACTGCCAATGGCGCTTGGTAAAACAATTAATGGTGATGTTTACATTACCGATCTTTCAAAAATGCCTCACTTATTAATTGCCGGATCCACAGGTTCAGGTAAAAGTGTGGGTATCAATATGATCATCAGCAGTTTACTTTATAGTAAACACCCTTCTGAAGTTAAGCTGATTATGATCGATCCCAAAAAGATAGAGCTTTCATTTTATAATAAATTAAGAAGACACTACCTGGCGGTATCACCTGATCTTGATGAAGAGATAATTACAAATCCGCAAAATGCAATTCTGCTTTTAAAGTCAGTTGAATATGAAATGGAAAAGCGCTACGATAAACTAGCCAAAGCCGGAGTGAGAAATATTGTTGACTACAATAAAAAAGTTACTGACCTGACTAAACGACCTAAAGACACAGAAGATGTTAAACATCATCCGATACCGTATTTAATTGTAGTTGTTGATGAACTGGCTGACTTAATGATAACCGCCGGAAAAGAGGTTGAAGAACCCATTACACGACTTGCACAATTAGCTCGTGCTGTTGGAATACATCTGGTTCTTGCGACGCAGCGCCCATCAGTAAATGTTATTACTGGTGTGATCAAAGCAAACTTCAGCGCGAGGATTGCATACCAGGTTGCTACAAAAATAGATTCAAGAACAATACTTGATATGAACGGCGCTGAGCAATTGTTAGGAAAAGGTGATATGCTTTTTCTTCCTACGGGTTCGCCAAAACCGATACGGATTCAGAACGCATTTATTTCAACTGATGAAGTAGAAAAAATAACCAATCATATTTATTCACAGCCTGCTTATTCAAAGCCATATTTTCTTCCATCGTTATATGATAAACAAAAAGAATCCGGGAAAGGATTATTAACTGATCTTGATCCGATGTTTGAAGATGCGGCAAGAGTAATTGTCAGGCATCAGCAGGGTTCTGTTTCATTATTACAGAGAAGGCTGAAACTTGGTTATTCAAGAGCCGCCCGTATTGTTGATCAGCTTGAAGAAGCCGGAATTGTGGGACCGAACGATGGAAGCAAAGCACGCACGGTTATAGTTGAAAACGAAGAACAATTAGAAACTATTCTCCGTAACCTCGGCAATTAA
- a CDS encoding Rne/Rng family ribonuclease, with the protein MTKEIIINSSAQQTRVAITEDGNLVDFFVDYPENRRMVGDIYLGKVARVLPGIRAAFIDIGMKHDAFLHFSDIGERTHQFQEMLGEEVDDDDEENGSNGTPQQQNRSNRDSQQSVPKLHKGQEILVQITKEPVNNKGVRVTSSVSLPGRFCVLLPFDNKIGISKRISDFKERRRLRSLARSMLPQNCGLIIRTVAKNQTEDAVRDDLNNLMKTWNTIEAAVKTEDPPSLIHQDLSTTSSVIRDLFSSDISKVFIDSKKLYKQIKNYVQLVHPDLVDKIEPFKSSNSIFDSFKIEEQVKTLMGRKVPLPSGGYLIIEHTEAMVVIDVNSGRYAKSKEQELNSLKTDLEASREIARQMRLRDIGGIIVIDFIDLEEDKNRKKVYDELKKEFRKDRAKVSVLPMSDFGLIQITRQRIRQNIMQALKEVCPYCMGTGQLTKHSHMVYDLEEWLRKFRRNSKERSILIKCHTSVAAKLRETKGKSLIGLQLKYFTRITMTEDENMPAGQFKIFSQKTQKDITDDFN; encoded by the coding sequence ATGACAAAAGAAATTATTATAAACTCATCCGCGCAGCAAACGCGTGTTGCAATAACAGAAGATGGAAATTTAGTCGACTTCTTCGTCGATTATCCTGAAAACCGGAGAATGGTCGGGGATATTTACCTCGGCAAAGTTGCAAGAGTACTTCCCGGTATAAGAGCCGCCTTCATTGATATTGGAATGAAACACGATGCCTTCCTGCATTTTTCAGATATCGGCGAACGAACACATCAGTTCCAGGAAATGCTTGGTGAAGAAGTTGATGACGATGATGAAGAGAATGGTTCAAACGGAACTCCGCAGCAGCAGAACAGATCCAACCGGGACTCTCAGCAGTCAGTACCCAAGCTTCACAAAGGACAGGAAATACTTGTCCAGATAACAAAAGAACCAGTTAACAATAAAGGTGTAAGAGTAACTTCTTCGGTTTCACTGCCAGGGCGTTTTTGTGTTCTTCTTCCTTTCGATAATAAAATTGGAATATCAAAACGGATTTCTGACTTTAAAGAAAGAAGAAGATTAAGAAGTCTTGCAAGAAGTATGCTTCCTCAAAACTGCGGACTGATAATAAGAACAGTCGCTAAGAACCAGACTGAAGACGCAGTAAGAGATGATCTTAATAATCTTATGAAAACCTGGAATACAATTGAAGCGGCAGTGAAAACTGAAGACCCTCCTTCACTTATTCACCAGGATCTATCAACTACTTCGAGTGTTATAAGGGATTTATTTTCTTCTGATATTTCCAAAGTTTTTATTGATTCAAAAAAATTATACAAGCAGATTAAAAATTATGTTCAGCTTGTTCACCCCGATCTTGTTGATAAAATAGAACCGTTCAAATCTTCAAACTCAATTTTTGATTCATTTAAAATTGAAGAACAGGTAAAAACTCTGATGGGAAGAAAAGTTCCGCTTCCCAGCGGGGGCTATCTCATCATCGAGCATACTGAGGCAATGGTTGTTATTGACGTTAACAGCGGACGTTATGCAAAGAGTAAAGAACAGGAACTCAATTCACTCAAAACAGATCTTGAAGCATCCAGAGAAATTGCACGACAGATGCGGCTTCGTGATATAGGCGGAATAATTGTTATCGACTTTATTGATCTTGAAGAAGATAAGAACAGAAAAAAAGTTTACGACGAATTGAAAAAAGAATTCAGGAAAGACCGCGCGAAAGTTTCTGTACTGCCTATGTCTGACTTCGGCTTGATACAAATAACCCGTCAGCGCATCCGCCAGAATATTATGCAGGCTTTGAAAGAAGTATGCCCTTATTGCATGGGTACCGGACAACTTACAAAACATTCGCATATGGTTTATGACCTGGAAGAATGGTTAAGAAAATTCAGACGAAACTCGAAAGAAAGATCGATACTTATAAAGTGTCACACTTCAGTCGCAGCAAAATTAAGAGAGACAAAAGGCAAATCTCTTATCGGGCTGCAGTTAAAATATTTTACCCGAATAACAATGACGGAAGATGAAAATATGCCCGCGGGACAGTTCAAAATATTTTCACAAAAAACTCAAAAAGATATTACAGATGACTTCAATTAA
- a CDS encoding sodium-dependent transporter yields the protein MKQQEFFSSRWTLIIATIGIAVGTGNIWRFSRVVAQNGGGSFLIPWVIFLLIWSVPLIIAEFALGKSTRYGPIGAIAKTGGKKFGWMGAFIVFVATAIMFYYSVVTGWCLKYFLSAASGELFAVNDHLSYWNNFSSGYQPLIFHMISMLLVGFVVFNGITKGVEKVTKWLVPSLLIIVIILFFRSISLPGAVEGLKYFFTPDLSTILDYKVWLNALTQNAWDTGAGWGLILTYAIYMRKREDIPLNAALIGFGNNSVSLIAGITIFSSVFALSGSDAMNQITQSGPANTGLTFIYLPLLFTKMSSSYTLNVIFASLFFIALFFAAVTSLISMVELSTRTLIDFGLKRSKALIIVAVSGLVLGVPSALDLKFFANQDWVWGVGLILSGAFISFAIIKFGVEKFRTEIINGSGTDVKIGKWYNVAIKYLIPIQVIILILWWLISSVSWDTEWWNPFHAENTGTVLFQWFIVITVFILLNKKLVKATLKDEDNP from the coding sequence ATGAAACAGCAGGAATTTTTCTCTTCAAGATGGACGCTAATTATAGCTACGATTGGAATAGCGGTAGGCACCGGTAACATCTGGAGATTTTCAAGAGTTGTTGCACAGAATGGCGGCGGATCTTTTCTTATCCCCTGGGTTATCTTCCTTCTAATTTGGTCTGTCCCACTTATAATTGCGGAGTTCGCACTCGGTAAATCCACCAGGTATGGACCTATTGGAGCTATTGCTAAAACGGGAGGTAAAAAATTTGGCTGGATGGGCGCCTTTATTGTTTTCGTTGCCACTGCGATAATGTTCTATTATTCAGTTGTTACAGGCTGGTGTTTAAAATATTTTTTAAGTGCGGCTTCGGGTGAACTATTTGCCGTTAATGATCATCTCTCTTACTGGAATAATTTTTCATCTGGTTATCAGCCATTAATCTTTCATATGATTTCAATGCTTTTGGTTGGCTTCGTTGTATTCAATGGGATTACAAAGGGAGTTGAAAAAGTTACCAAGTGGCTTGTCCCATCATTACTGATAATTGTAATCATACTCTTTTTCAGAAGTATTTCTTTACCGGGCGCAGTTGAAGGACTTAAATATTTTTTTACACCTGATCTATCAACAATTCTTGATTATAAAGTCTGGCTTAATGCATTAACACAAAATGCCTGGGATACCGGAGCCGGATGGGGACTGATTCTGACTTACGCAATCTATATGAGAAAGCGGGAGGATATTCCTCTTAATGCTGCGTTAATAGGATTTGGAAACAACTCAGTTTCACTGATTGCCGGTATAACAATTTTTTCATCAGTGTTTGCATTAAGTGGTAGTGACGCCATGAACCAGATCACTCAATCGGGACCGGCAAATACAGGTTTAACTTTTATTTATCTGCCCCTGTTGTTTACAAAAATGTCATCAAGCTATACGTTAAATGTTATTTTTGCGTCTCTTTTTTTTATAGCACTTTTTTTTGCTGCAGTAACATCATTGATCTCAATGGTTGAATTATCTACCCGGACGTTAATAGACTTTGGATTGAAAAGAAGTAAAGCTCTTATCATTGTAGCAGTATCGGGATTAGTGCTTGGCGTTCCATCCGCACTTGATCTCAAATTTTTTGCTAACCAGGATTGGGTCTGGGGTGTTGGACTTATTTTAAGCGGGGCGTTTATTTCTTTTGCAATAATAAAATTTGGAGTTGAAAAATTCAGAACAGAAATAATAAACGGCTCCGGCACAGATGTTAAAATTGGGAAGTGGTATAATGTAGCCATTAAATATTTGATACCAATCCAGGTTATCATTCTAATTTTGTGGTGGCTGATATCTTCTGTCTCCTGGGATACAGAATGGTGGAATCCTTTTCATGCAGAAAACACCGGAACAGTTTTGTTTCAGTGGTTTATTGTAATCACTGTATTTATTCTGTTAAATAAAAAACTTGTCAAAGCAACACTTAAAGATGAAGATAATCCGTAA
- a CDS encoding flippase-like domain-containing protein, producing MTSGNDKKSIHLVRILRLILSLLLTGVFLYIAFYGVDFSEVINISSRASVLWVGVFILLQYLSHFLRAFRWQIILKSVKPDTKLKNLFGAMMVGYGVNCVIPRLGEVTRAVLIGKWEGLSRSSMFGTVIVERVIDIVFLCLTVMVSVLIWSGNLYESFPWLKSSLIITAVIMAAVIIILYLIIFLKEKFYNLIIRIIGLFSATAAQKSAHIFSLLTEGFASLKGARNYLLTFGISVVMMLVYALNAYVGFFTLGMENIKTVSFEMGWILMSISAIGVVIPTPGGTGSYHTLAKTALVVLFGFEETISLAYAFLTHIISYSIFILTALIVFFILNKQHENIFKVVDAKLEET from the coding sequence TTGACCTCAGGTAACGATAAAAAATCTATCCACCTGGTGCGGATACTGCGATTAATCCTTTCACTTCTTTTAACAGGTGTATTTCTCTATATCGCATTTTATGGTGTCGACTTTAGTGAGGTTATAAACATTTCATCACGTGCCTCGGTGTTATGGGTAGGAGTATTTATCTTACTGCAGTATCTGTCCCATTTTCTAAGAGCTTTTCGCTGGCAAATCATTCTTAAGTCAGTTAAACCGGATACAAAATTAAAAAATCTTTTTGGCGCGATGATGGTTGGGTATGGTGTTAATTGTGTAATACCAAGATTGGGTGAAGTTACCCGCGCAGTGCTCATAGGTAAGTGGGAGGGACTTTCCAGATCATCAATGTTTGGGACTGTAATTGTTGAGCGAGTGATAGACATAGTTTTTCTTTGTCTTACTGTTATGGTGTCAGTACTTATATGGAGCGGTAATCTTTATGAGAGTTTTCCATGGTTAAAATCCTCACTTATAATTACAGCGGTTATTATGGCTGCAGTAATTATAATTTTATATCTGATTATTTTCCTAAAAGAAAAATTTTATAACCTGATAATCCGGATCATTGGATTATTCTCCGCAACGGCAGCACAAAAATCCGCACACATATTCAGTTTATTAACCGAAGGGTTTGCAAGTTTAAAAGGTGCGCGAAATTATTTACTTACTTTCGGCATCAGCGTGGTTATGATGCTGGTTTACGCACTCAATGCTTATGTCGGTTTTTTTACACTTGGAATGGAAAATATTAAGACTGTTTCATTTGAAATGGGATGGATACTAATGAGCATCAGCGCTATTGGCGTGGTTATTCCTACACCAGGCGGAACAGGTTCATATCATACACTTGCAAAAACAGCTTTAGTAGTTCTGTTTGGTTTTGAAGAAACAATCAGTCTTGCTTATGCTTTCCTTACACACATTATTTCATATTCTATTTTCATTTTGACCGCATTGATTGTCTTCTTCATTTTAAATAAACAGCATGAAAATATTTTCAAAGTAGTAGACGCAAAACTGGAAGAAACATGA